Proteins encoded in a region of the Dorea longicatena genome:
- the nadA gene encoding quinolinate synthase NadA has protein sequence MNEEIKNEIKKLKKEKDAVILAHYYVDGEVQEIADYVGDSYYLAEIATKVPESTIVFCGVSFMGESAKILNPKKRVVMADGHADCPMAHMVDVDKIREVRNEYPDVSVVCYVNSTAEIKAESDVCVTSSNALKIVKNLPNKDIFFIPDENLGRYVASQLPEKHFIFNDGFCHVHKSIHKEELQKAKEAHPEALVLTHPECTGDILELSDFIGSTSQIIDYATKSENNTFIICTEMGVFYELHQKNPEKKFYSVGHRQFCPNMKMVRLEGVKEALETMQPEVNLGEEMRQKAALPLEKMLKLAAQ, from the coding sequence ATGAACGAAGAGATCAAAAATGAAATCAAAAAACTGAAAAAGGAAAAAGATGCTGTAATCCTGGCACATTATTATGTAGATGGGGAAGTGCAGGAGATTGCAGACTATGTAGGAGACTCTTATTATCTTGCAGAGATTGCAACCAAAGTTCCGGAGAGCACGATTGTTTTCTGTGGAGTCTCTTTCATGGGAGAAAGTGCGAAGATCCTGAATCCAAAGAAGAGAGTCGTAATGGCAGACGGTCATGCAGACTGTCCGATGGCACACATGGTAGACGTAGATAAGATCAGGGAAGTGAGAAATGAATACCCGGATGTATCTGTAGTCTGTTATGTGAACTCAACCGCAGAGATCAAAGCAGAGTCAGACGTATGTGTAACATCGTCAAATGCACTGAAGATCGTGAAGAATCTTCCGAATAAAGATATCTTCTTTATCCCGGATGAGAATCTTGGACGTTATGTGGCAAGCCAGCTTCCGGAGAAGCACTTCATCTTTAATGATGGTTTCTGTCATGTACATAAGAGTATCCATAAAGAAGAACTCCAGAAAGCCAAAGAGGCGCATCCGGAAGCGCTGGTACTGACACATCCGGAATGTACAGGCGATATTCTGGAATTATCCGACTTCATCGGAAGTACATCACAGATCATTGATTATGCGACAAAGTCAGAAAACAATACATTCATTATTTGTACCGAGATGGGTGTGTTCTATGAACTGCACCAGAAGAATCCGGAGAAGAAGTTCTACTCTGTAGGACACAGACAGTTCTGTCCGAATATGAAGATGGTACGTCTGGAAGGTGTAAAAGAAGCACTCGAGACTATGCAGCCAGAGGTGAATCTCGGTGAAGAGATGCGCCAGAAAGCGGCGCTTCCGCTGGAGAAGATGCTGAAGCTGGCAGCGCAGTAG
- a CDS encoding MalY/PatB family protein produces the protein MKFDFDKVVDRHGTKCLKYDFAKERGRSDDMLPLWVADMDFPTAPGIQKSLSDAVAHGIYGYSEGKDDYFQAAAGWYEKHFGWKVEKEWLIKTPGVVFALAMAVKAYTEEGDAVLLQQPVYYPFSEVITDNHRRLINNPLQQIDGHYEINFEEFEQKIVDENVKLFLMCSPHNPVGRVWKEWELRKIGDICLKHNVLVVSDEIHSDFTYGDNVHHVFAALDERYAAITTTCTAPSKTFNIAGLQISNIWISNPELRARFQAEVTAAGYSQVNLMGLVACQAAYETGEEWLKELKIYLAENLDYVRTFLKEELPEIKLTEPEGTYLLWLDFKSLGMKEEQLKDLVENKAKLWLDSGAMFGPDGEGFERINIACPREILKQALTQLAESVHDR, from the coding sequence ATGAAGTTCGATTTTGATAAAGTAGTGGACAGACATGGAACAAAATGCCTGAAATATGATTTCGCAAAAGAAAGAGGGAGAAGTGATGATATGCTTCCGCTCTGGGTGGCAGATATGGATTTCCCGACAGCACCGGGAATCCAGAAAAGCTTAAGTGACGCAGTCGCACACGGAATCTACGGATACAGCGAAGGAAAAGATGATTACTTCCAGGCAGCAGCCGGATGGTATGAGAAGCATTTCGGATGGAAAGTAGAAAAAGAATGGCTGATCAAGACACCGGGCGTGGTGTTCGCACTTGCGATGGCAGTGAAGGCTTACACAGAAGAAGGAGATGCAGTGCTTTTGCAGCAGCCGGTTTATTATCCGTTCAGTGAAGTTATTACAGATAATCACAGACGCCTGATCAATAACCCGCTTCAGCAGATCGACGGACATTATGAGATCAACTTTGAAGAATTCGAGCAGAAGATCGTCGATGAAAATGTCAAATTATTCCTGATGTGCAGTCCGCACAATCCGGTCGGACGTGTCTGGAAAGAGTGGGAACTTCGTAAGATCGGAGATATCTGTCTGAAGCATAACGTACTGGTAGTCAGTGATGAGATCCACAGTGACTTTACATATGGAGACAATGTACACCATGTATTTGCAGCGCTGGATGAGAGATATGCTGCAATCACTACAACCTGTACTGCGCCAAGTAAGACATTTAACATTGCAGGACTTCAGATTTCCAATATCTGGATCTCGAACCCGGAACTTCGTGCAAGATTCCAGGCAGAAGTGACGGCTGCCGGATACAGCCAGGTGAACCTGATGGGACTGGTGGCATGCCAGGCAGCATATGAGACAGGAGAAGAATGGTTAAAAGAACTGAAGATCTATCTGGCAGAAAATCTGGATTATGTGCGTACATTCTTAAAAGAAGAACTGCCGGAGATCAAGCTGACAGAGCCGGAAGGGACTTACCTTCTGTGGCTGGATTTCAAGAGTCTCGGTATGAAAGAAGAGCAGTTAAAAGATCTGGTGGAGAACAAAGCGAAGCTGTGGCTCGACAGCGGGGCCATGTTCGGACCGGACGGAGAAGGATTTGAGCGTATAAATATTGCGTGTCCGCGAGAAATTTTAAAACAGGCATTGACACAACTGGCTGAATCAGTGCATGATAGATAA
- a CDS encoding trans-sulfuration enzyme family protein: protein MNYGFETRCIHGNGTDEKTHSYGSVAVPIYQAATFAHPGIGQSTGYDYTRESNPTRTELEHTMSALEGAVDTVACANGMAAVGLCLELFDRGDHILCTDDLYGGSVRMFESVGGKRGLEFSYVDTADADLVEAGIRENTKALYIETPSNPTMRVTDLRKMKEIADKHNLKIIVDNTFLSPLFQRPIELGADLVIHSGTKFLGGHNDTLAGFLCSADEETAKKIRYIYKTVGSCLAPFDSYLILRGIKTLSVRLRAQQDNAIKIANWLKGHEKVKQVYYVGLKEHPGYGVNASQASGFGSMISFKVDSEATARKLLESVKLIAYAESLGGVESLITYPMLQTHGDLPVEVREKLGITEDFLRLSVGIENADDLIADLEQALA, encoded by the coding sequence ATGAATTACGGATTTGAGACACGATGTATACACGGAAACGGAACAGATGAAAAGACACATTCTTACGGTTCAGTAGCAGTACCGATCTACCAGGCAGCGACATTTGCCCATCCTGGTATTGGACAGTCTACCGGATATGACTATACGAGAGAGAGCAACCCGACAAGAACAGAGCTTGAGCATACGATGTCGGCACTGGAAGGTGCGGTAGATACTGTAGCATGCGCAAACGGTATGGCTGCGGTAGGTCTTTGTCTGGAGTTATTTGACCGCGGGGATCATATCCTTTGTACAGATGATCTGTATGGCGGTTCTGTCAGAATGTTTGAATCTGTTGGCGGGAAGAGAGGGTTGGAGTTCTCTTATGTAGATACTGCAGATGCAGATCTTGTAGAAGCAGGTATCCGGGAGAATACAAAAGCACTTTATATCGAGACACCGAGTAACCCGACCATGCGTGTCACAGATCTCAGAAAGATGAAAGAAATCGCAGATAAACATAATCTGAAGATTATTGTTGACAATACATTTCTTTCACCATTATTTCAAAGACCGATTGAACTGGGAGCGGATCTGGTTATCCACAGCGGGACAAAATTCCTTGGTGGACATAATGACACACTGGCAGGATTCCTGTGTTCGGCGGATGAAGAGACAGCGAAGAAGATCCGTTATATATATAAGACAGTCGGAAGCTGTCTTGCACCATTTGACAGCTATCTGATCTTGCGTGGAATTAAGACATTGTCTGTAAGATTAAGAGCACAGCAGGATAATGCGATAAAGATTGCGAACTGGTTAAAAGGACATGAAAAAGTAAAACAGGTCTATTATGTAGGCTTGAAAGAGCATCCGGGGTATGGAGTAAATGCATCACAGGCAAGCGGATTCGGGAGTATGATTTCTTTCAAAGTAGATAGTGAAGCAACAGCAAGGAAACTCCTGGAAAGTGTGAAACTGATCGCTTATGCAGAAAGTCTCGGAGGCGTAGAGTCACTGATCACTTACCCGATGCTTCAGACACATGGAGATCTGCCGGTAGAAGTAAGAGAGAAACTTGGAATCACAGAAGATTTCTTAAGATTGTCAGTTGGAATTGAAAATGCAGATGATCTAATCGCAGATCTTGAGCAGGCACTTGCGTAG
- a CDS encoding ATP-binding protein, whose translation MKTITIEELLQLDQDTITVLDVRPADAYTRGSVPGAVSIPLAEVEERMEELPKEKPVYVLCHTGEWSVDAVYELEAAGYDAANIEGGYRSFLRKKLSEFVQDENTTGEKQKEIERSIIKKFRKGIWRKFTKGIREYDLIQDGDKIAVCISGGKDSMLMAKLFQELLKHGKANFELVFLVMNPGYNEDNWKIIQDNAKVLGIPLTVFETQIFDTVADIDKNPCYLCARMRRGYLYSHAKELGCNKIALGHHFDDVIETILMGMFYGGKVETMMPKLHSQNFEGMELIRPMYLIKEDDIIAWRDYNQLNFIQCACRFTENCVSCGGGRGSKRDEMKELIKEFRKQGDIIEKNIFRSVHNVNLRTIIGYHKDDMEYNFLDDYNERGK comes from the coding sequence ATGAAGACAATCACGATAGAAGAGTTATTACAATTAGATCAGGATACAATCACAGTGCTGGACGTCCGTCCTGCAGATGCATATACCAGAGGCTCTGTACCGGGAGCGGTCAGCATCCCGCTTGCAGAAGTAGAAGAACGTATGGAAGAACTTCCGAAAGAAAAGCCGGTGTATGTATTATGCCATACCGGTGAATGGAGTGTCGATGCTGTTTATGAACTGGAAGCAGCCGGATATGATGCGGCGAATATTGAAGGCGGATACCGTTCTTTTTTGAGAAAGAAACTAAGTGAGTTCGTACAGGATGAAAATACTACCGGAGAGAAGCAGAAAGAAATTGAACGCAGTATCATCAAGAAATTCCGCAAGGGAATCTGGAGAAAGTTCACGAAAGGAATCAGAGAATACGATCTGATCCAGGACGGAGATAAGATTGCAGTCTGTATTTCCGGTGGAAAAGATTCCATGCTGATGGCAAAGCTGTTTCAGGAACTGTTAAAACATGGCAAAGCGAATTTTGAATTAGTATTTCTGGTAATGAATCCGGGATACAATGAAGATAACTGGAAGATCATTCAGGATAACGCCAAAGTACTTGGAATTCCGCTTACGGTATTTGAGACACAGATATTTGATACGGTAGCAGATATTGACAAGAATCCATGTTACCTTTGCGCGAGAATGAGAAGAGGCTATCTATACTCTCACGCAAAAGAACTGGGATGTAATAAGATTGCGCTCGGACATCATTTCGACGATGTGATTGAGACGATCCTTATGGGGATGTTCTACGGCGGAAAGGTGGAGACGATGATGCCGAAGCTCCATAGCCAGAATTTCGAGGGTATGGAGCTGATCAGACCAATGTATCTGATCAAGGAAGATGACATTATAGCATGGAGGGATTACAATCAGCTCAACTTCATTCAGTGCGCATGCAGATTCACAGAGAACTGTGTATCCTGTGGCGGCGGAAGAGGTTCCAAACGTGACGAGATGAAGGAACTGATCAAGGAATTCAGAAAACAGGGAGATATTATCGAAAAGAATATTTTCCGGAGTGTGCATAATGTCAACTTAAGAACGATTATCGGATACCACAAAGATGACATGGAATATAATTTCCTGGATGATTACAATGAAAGAGGTAAATAA
- a CDS encoding RrF2 family transcriptional regulator, whose product MKLSMKSRYGLRALIDLAINSKTEQVALNSIAERNKISPQYLEQVFASLRKAGIVKSIKGSQGGYFLSRPPQEITVSSIIEALEGDYRIEDEELPKEGKYTGSVKAIQKLVIDRVNDSVTEILQSVTLHDLEKEYQEYIDYGQDMYYI is encoded by the coding sequence ATGAAACTTTCAATGAAAAGCAGATATGGTTTGAGAGCGTTGATCGACCTGGCCATCAATTCAAAAACTGAACAGGTGGCGCTCAACAGCATTGCAGAGCGGAACAAGATATCTCCACAGTATCTGGAACAGGTATTTGCAAGTCTTAGAAAAGCAGGAATCGTAAAGAGTATCAAAGGCTCCCAGGGCGGCTATTTCTTAAGCCGTCCGCCACAGGAGATTACCGTTTCTTCTATTATAGAAGCTTTGGAAGGTGACTACCGCATCGAAGATGAGGAACTTCCGAAAGAAGGAAAATATACCGGGAGTGTCAAAGCAATCCAGAAACTGGTGATCGACAGGGTAAATGACAGTGTGACAGAGATCCTCCAGTCAGTAACCTTGCATGATCTGGAGAAAGAGTATCAGGAATACATTGATTATGGACAGGATATGTATTATATATAA
- a CDS encoding O-acetylhomoserine aminocarboxypropyltransferase/cysteine synthase family protein, with product MSEKITRENRELKFETLQLHVGQESPDPVTDARAVPIYQTSSYVFRNSDHAAARFGLADAGNIYGRLTNPTEDIFEKRIAALEGGVAALAVASGAAAVTYTIENLAQNGDHIVAAKNIYGGSFNLLEHTLPQYGITTTFVDIFDYDAVEAAIQDNTKALYIETLGNPNSDVVDIEKIANIAHAHKIPLVVDNTFATPYLVRPIEYGADIVIHSATKFIGGHGTTIGGVIVDSGKFDWEASGKFASLTEPNPSYHGISFTKAVGPAAFVTKIRAILLRDTGATISPIHSFIFLQGLETLSLRVERHVENALKVVDYLNNHPLVEKVNHPAVSDDPEQQALYKKYFPNGGGSIFTFEIKGDAQKAKDFIDNLELFSLLANVADVKSLVIHPATTTHSQCTEEELLDQGIKPNTIRLSIGTEHIDDIIQDLDEAFKAVE from the coding sequence ATGAGCGAAAAAATCACAAGAGAGAATAGAGAGTTAAAATTTGAAACATTACAGTTACACGTAGGACAGGAAAGTCCGGATCCGGTTACAGATGCAAGAGCAGTGCCGATCTATCAGACATCTTCTTATGTATTCCGCAACAGTGATCATGCAGCAGCACGTTTCGGACTGGCAGATGCAGGTAACATTTACGGACGTCTTACAAACCCTACAGAAGACATTTTCGAAAAACGTATTGCAGCACTGGAGGGCGGAGTTGCAGCACTGGCAGTAGCATCCGGAGCAGCAGCAGTAACATACACGATTGAGAATCTCGCACAGAACGGAGATCATATCGTAGCAGCTAAGAATATTTACGGTGGATCATTTAACCTGTTAGAGCACACACTTCCACAGTACGGAATTACAACCACATTCGTTGACATCTTTGATTATGATGCAGTAGAAGCAGCAATCCAGGACAACACGAAAGCACTCTATATCGAGACACTTGGAAATCCAAACTCAGACGTTGTAGATATTGAGAAGATTGCAAATATCGCACATGCGCATAAGATTCCGCTCGTTGTAGATAATACATTTGCAACACCTTACCTTGTAAGACCGATCGAGTACGGTGCAGACATTGTTATCCATTCAGCAACAAAATTCATCGGTGGACACGGAACAACAATCGGCGGCGTCATCGTTGACAGCGGTAAATTCGACTGGGAAGCATCAGGAAAATTTGCTTCTCTTACAGAGCCAAACCCGAGCTACCATGGAATCAGCTTTACAAAAGCAGTAGGACCTGCAGCATTTGTTACAAAGATCCGTGCGATCCTTTTAAGAGATACAGGAGCAACCATTTCTCCGATCCATTCATTTATCTTCTTACAGGGACTCGAGACATTATCATTACGTGTAGAGCGTCATGTTGAGAATGCACTGAAAGTAGTAGATTACCTGAACAACCATCCACTGGTAGAGAAGGTTAACCATCCGGCTGTATCTGATGATCCGGAGCAGCAGGCATTATATAAGAAATATTTCCCAAATGGCGGAGGATCTATCTTCACATTTGAGATCAAAGGTGACGCACAGAAAGCAAAAGATTTCATCGATAATCTGGAACTCTTCTCACTGCTTGCTAATGTTGCAGATGTAAAATCTCTGGTTATCCATCCGGCAACAACAACACACAGCCAGTGCACAGAAGAAGAATTACTGGATCAGGGAATCAAGCCTAATACAATCCGTCTGTCAATCGGAACAGAGCACATTGATGACATTATCCAGGATCTGGATGAGGCATTCAAAGCCGTAGAATAA
- the cysK gene encoding cysteine synthase A, protein MSKIYKGTLGLIGNTPLVEVVNIEKELGLEATLLVKLEYLNPAGSVKDRIAKAMIEDAEEKGILKEGSVIIEPTSGNTGIGLASIAAAKGYRIILTMPETMSVERRNILKAYGAEIVLTEGAKGMKGAIAKADELAKEIPNSFVPGQFVNPANPAAHKKTTGPEIWNDTDGAVDIVIAGVGTGGTLSGIGAYLKEQKPEVQIVALEPASSPVLSEGKAGPHKIQGIGAGFVPDTLDTKIYDEIYKAEADEAFETAKLLAKKEGVLVGISSGAALAGAIALAKRPENKGKTIVALLPDSGDRYYSTPLFTE, encoded by the coding sequence ATGTCAAAGATTTATAAAGGAACATTAGGACTGATCGGAAATACACCACTGGTGGAAGTAGTAAACATAGAAAAAGAACTTGGTTTGGAAGCAACACTTCTTGTAAAGCTTGAGTACCTCAATCCGGCAGGAAGCGTCAAAGACAGAATTGCAAAAGCAATGATCGAAGATGCGGAAGAAAAAGGAATCTTAAAAGAAGGTTCTGTGATCATTGAACCAACATCCGGTAATACAGGAATCGGTCTTGCATCCATCGCAGCAGCAAAAGGATACAGGATCATCCTGACAATGCCAGAAACGATGAGTGTGGAAAGAAGAAACATCCTGAAAGCTTACGGCGCAGAGATCGTACTGACAGAAGGAGCCAAAGGAATGAAAGGAGCCATCGCAAAAGCAGATGAGCTTGCAAAAGAGATTCCAAACAGTTTCGTTCCGGGACAATTTGTAAACCCTGCTAACCCGGCAGCACACAAGAAGACAACAGGTCCTGAGATCTGGAACGATACAGACGGAGCAGTCGATATCGTGATCGCAGGTGTCGGAACAGGCGGAACACTTTCCGGAATCGGTGCTTACTTAAAAGAGCAGAAACCGGAAGTTCAGATCGTAGCATTGGAGCCGGCTTCCTCACCGGTACTTTCAGAAGGAAAAGCAGGCCCGCATAAGATTCAGGGAATTGGAGCCGGATTCGTTCCGGATACATTAGATACCAAGATCTATGACGAAATCTACAAAGCAGAAGCAGACGAAGCATTTGAGACAGCAAAACTTCTTGCTAAGAAAGAAGGAGTTCTGGTAGGTATTTCATCAGGAGCTGCACTTGCAGGAGCTATCGCACTTGCAAAACGTCCGGAGAACAAAGGTAAGACAATCGTAGCATTACTTCCAGATTCAGGTGACAGATATTATTCAACACCATTATTTACAGAATAA
- a CDS encoding DUF6483 family protein, with protein MYNILEKVFFGDTLVLKFRNIQFWNDLIIGGVKYMYEQDYIIRMNNEVIRTMVKLLLNKDTGVPVNISEGTIKSENKKMLEAANGQSGIDNIKKIEEEILTLVDADKEGALEKALVFYGYLNELTEDALLSKNYSHEKIKKGLKMVAEHYGILNVIDLIYR; from the coding sequence ATGTATAATATTTTAGAGAAAGTATTTTTCGGAGATACACTAGTATTAAAATTTCGGAACATCCAGTTTTGGAATGATTTAATAATCGGAGGAGTGAAATATATGTATGAGCAGGATTATATAATAAGAATGAATAATGAAGTTATAAGAACAATGGTGAAGTTATTATTAAACAAGGATACAGGTGTACCTGTAAATATTTCAGAGGGAACAATTAAAAGCGAAAACAAAAAAATGTTAGAAGCTGCAAACGGACAAAGTGGTATAGATAACATTAAGAAGATAGAAGAGGAGATATTAACGCTTGTAGATGCGGATAAAGAAGGAGCTTTAGAAAAAGCGCTTGTATTCTATGGATATCTAAATGAACTGACGGAAGATGCATTATTGTCGAAGAATTATAGTCACGAAAAAATTAAAAAAGGGCTGAAGATGGTTGCGGAGCATTATGGAATATTAAATGTTATTGATTTGATATACAGATAA
- a CDS encoding glutathione S-transferase family protein, which produces MRISSDKWTGKEVDKSGKFVRQKNRFDTPFGEEEGQLPVEAGRYRLLWAPVCPWAHRSIIVRKLLGLEDVISVGKADPKRPNVSRSDWAFTLDEGDVDPVLGIHYISEVYLNADPDYQGRFTVPALVDLKTKKVVNNDYFHLTLYFETAWKKYHKPGAPDLYPEEFREEIDALNDIIFREVNNGVYKAGFARNQEAYEEAYHMVFNRLDWLEERLADRRYLFGDKITESDVRLYVTLTRFDVAYHNIFRVNKKRLRDYDNLWAYARDLYQTPGFGDTTDFAAIKKHYHIDCNPGNIHQIIAKGPDEEAWLLPHGREKLSEK; this is translated from the coding sequence ATGAGAATATCATCAGATAAATGGACTGGAAAAGAAGTAGATAAAAGTGGAAAATTCGTACGGCAGAAGAACCGGTTTGATACACCATTCGGAGAAGAAGAAGGACAACTCCCGGTAGAAGCCGGTAGATACAGACTTCTCTGGGCACCGGTATGCCCGTGGGCGCACAGAAGTATTATCGTGAGAAAATTACTGGGACTGGAGGATGTGATCAGTGTCGGAAAAGCAGACCCAAAGCGTCCGAATGTATCAAGAAGCGACTGGGCATTTACCCTGGATGAAGGTGACGTAGATCCGGTACTTGGAATCCACTACATCAGCGAAGTGTATTTAAACGCAGACCCGGATTATCAGGGAAGATTTACCGTACCGGCACTGGTTGATCTGAAGACGAAGAAAGTTGTAAATAATGATTACTTTCATCTGACACTGTATTTTGAGACTGCATGGAAGAAATATCACAAACCGGGAGCTCCGGATCTTTATCCGGAAGAGTTCCGGGAAGAGATCGATGCCCTGAATGATATCATTTTCAGAGAAGTAAATAACGGAGTGTACAAAGCAGGATTTGCGAGAAACCAGGAGGCATATGAGGAAGCTTATCATATGGTATTCAACCGTCTGGACTGGTTGGAGGAAAGACTGGCCGACAGAAGATATCTGTTCGGAGATAAGATTACAGAATCGGATGTCCGGTTATATGTAACACTGACAAGATTCGATGTGGCTTATCATAATATCTTTCGTGTGAATAAGAAGCGTCTGAGAGATTATGATAATCTGTGGGCTTATGCAAGAGACCTGTATCAGACACCGGGATTCGGGGATACGACAGATTTTGCGGCAATCAAAAAACATTATCACATTGACTGCAATCCTGGAAATATTCATCAGATCATTGCAAAAGGACCGGATGAAGAAGCGTGGCTGCTTCCACATGGAAGAGAGAAGCTTTCAGAAAAATAA
- a CDS encoding amino acid ABC transporter ATP-binding protein: MIEVKNISKKFNNNVVLNGIDLNINKGDVVAIIGPSGTGKSTFLRCLNRLEKPESGSISIGDLSVDLARSDKKSLVELRKKTSMVFQGFNLFSKKTALENVMEGLIIVKKMDKKKAEEIAREQLKNVGLLEWANHYPAHLSGGQQQRVAIARALAMEPELLLLDEPTSALDPELVGEVLDTIKKAANEGYTMLLVSHEMNFVKNVATRVIFLENGKIIEDGPPKEVFNHPKSDRVREFFAKINRMVEPEYSI, encoded by the coding sequence ATGATTGAAGTGAAAAATATTTCCAAAAAATTCAATAATAACGTGGTCTTAAACGGCATCGACCTGAACATCAACAAAGGTGATGTTGTAGCGATCATCGGACCATCCGGAACCGGAAAGTCAACATTCTTACGCTGCCTGAACAGGTTAGAGAAGCCGGAAAGCGGAAGCATCAGCATCGGAGACCTGAGCGTAGATCTGGCACGCAGTGATAAAAAGTCACTGGTAGAGCTTAGAAAAAAGACCAGCATGGTATTCCAGGGATTCAATCTCTTTTCCAAAAAGACAGCATTGGAAAATGTAATGGAAGGCCTGATCATCGTAAAGAAAATGGACAAGAAAAAAGCAGAAGAGATCGCAAGAGAACAGCTTAAGAACGTAGGACTTCTGGAATGGGCGAATCATTATCCGGCACATTTATCCGGAGGACAACAGCAGAGAGTTGCGATCGCAAGAGCACTCGCAATGGAGCCGGAACTGTTACTTCTCGATGAGCCGACATCTGCACTGGATCCGGAGCTTGTAGGAGAAGTACTGGATACGATCAAGAAGGCAGCGAATGAAGGATATACAATGCTTTTAGTATCTCATGAGATGAACTTTGTAAAGAATGTTGCAACAAGAGTTATCTTCCTTGAGAATGGTAAGATCATCGAGGACGGACCTCCGAAGGAAGTGTTCAATCATCCAAAGAGTGATCGTGTGAGAGAGTTCTTTGCAAAGATCAACCGTATGGTGGAACCGGAATATTCTATCTAG
- a CDS encoding amino acid ABC transporter permease: MSNLFDIKMVFTQIPDLLTYLPVTLELAVVSMIVSLILGLILALIKMKKIPVLKQLANLYISVIRGTPVLVQLYVTYFGIPMILKAINLKYETNYNANGVAPIIYAFIALAVNESAYNAEVIRASLESVPKGQIEAANALGMTYFQALRRVILPEAIVVALPSLGNSFIGLIKGTSLAFVCAVVEMTAAGKIIAGRTYRYFEVYVSLAIIYWIITIIVEQGIKLIEKKIRIPENAPAIQTDEGALNQ, translated from the coding sequence ATGAGTAATTTATTTGATATTAAGATGGTATTTACCCAGATACCGGATCTGTTAACCTATCTGCCGGTGACACTGGAACTGGCAGTGGTATCCATGATCGTCAGCCTGATCCTCGGACTGATCCTCGCACTGATCAAGATGAAAAAGATACCGGTATTAAAACAGCTTGCCAATCTGTATATTTCAGTGATCCGTGGAACTCCGGTACTGGTACAGTTGTATGTAACATACTTTGGAATCCCGATGATCTTAAAAGCCATCAATTTGAAATATGAAACGAATTATAATGCCAACGGCGTGGCACCGATCATCTATGCATTTATCGCACTGGCAGTCAATGAATCGGCATACAATGCAGAAGTGATCAGAGCTTCACTGGAATCTGTACCGAAGGGACAGATCGAGGCAGCCAATGCACTTGGCATGACATATTTCCAGGCATTACGAAGAGTGATTCTTCCGGAAGCAATCGTAGTTGCATTACCTTCACTTGGTAACTCCTTTATCGGACTGATCAAGGGAACATCGCTTGCATTCGTCTGTGCGGTTGTAGAGATGACGGCAGCAGGAAAGATCATCGCAGGACGTACATACCGTTACTTTGAAGTCTATGTATCTCTGGCGATCATTTACTGGATCATTACGATCATCGTAGAGCAGGGAATCAAACTGATTGAGAAGAAGATCCGCATACCGGAGAATGCACCGGCAATACAGACAGATGAGGGGGCATTGAACCAATGA